A genomic stretch from Corynebacterium kutscheri includes:
- a CDS encoding MarR family winged helix-turn-helix transcriptional regulator: MTHPEFPADLLESPSFQLERLRRRTRDEVEETLQHKDVSLREYWVLTCLAKADATSQSSLCDMLAIDASDMVRLIDSLEQKTWVKRERDPKDRRRQIVTATKKGRQAQKDLRDLVASAEDKALDESTSKQLKHLRKLAKSIIAAEEE, from the coding sequence ATGACCCACCCAGAATTCCCAGCAGACCTGCTTGAGTCACCATCTTTTCAACTAGAGCGGCTACGCCGTCGCACCCGTGATGAGGTGGAAGAAACTCTACAGCACAAGGATGTTAGCCTGCGGGAATACTGGGTTCTTACCTGTTTAGCTAAAGCCGATGCTACGAGTCAATCTTCGCTGTGCGATATGCTCGCTATCGATGCATCAGACATGGTGCGCTTAATCGATTCGTTGGAGCAAAAAACCTGGGTAAAGCGCGAACGAGACCCCAAAGATCGGCGTCGCCAAATTGTTACAGCTACGAAAAAAGGCAGGCAGGCTCAAAAGGATCTTCGAGACCTTGTCGCCAGCGCTGAAGACAAGGCTCTCGACGAGTCCACCTCGAAGCAACTCAAACATTTACGTAAACTAGCAAAATCCATCATCGCTGCTGAAGAAGAGTGA
- a CDS encoding inorganic diphosphatase produces the protein MEVTIEIPKGSRNKYEVDHESGKIYLDRYLFTPMAYPLDYGFIDHTLGEDGDPLDALVILPEPVFPGVIVKARPLGVFKMTDEAGGDDKLLCVLDDPRWSKYNDIEDVEQHLLNEIEHFFVHYKDLEPNKEVTGSGWGNKTEAEKIYSEAIQRYSK, from the coding sequence ATGGAAGTAACAATCGAGATCCCTAAAGGCTCACGCAACAAGTACGAAGTTGACCATGAGTCCGGAAAAATCTACCTCGACCGTTACCTATTCACCCCCATGGCCTACCCACTCGATTATGGGTTTATCGATCACACCCTTGGCGAAGACGGCGACCCACTGGATGCACTCGTCATTCTGCCAGAACCAGTTTTTCCTGGTGTGATCGTCAAGGCACGACCACTAGGTGTTTTTAAGATGACCGACGAAGCCGGTGGCGACGACAAACTACTCTGCGTTCTAGATGATCCTCGCTGGAGCAAATACAACGACATCGAAGACGTTGAACAACACCTTCTTAACGAAATCGAGCATTTCTTCGTCCATTACAAAGACCTTGAGCCAAATAAAGAAGTCACTGGCTCAGGCTGGGGAAACAAGACTGAAGCTGAAAAGATCTACAGCGAAGCTATCCAGCGCTACAGCAAGTAA
- a CDS encoding leucine-rich repeat domain-containing protein, whose product MADDTPQDFKQTSVVQYDDIKLEMRDGLLVVSAFNGKHTEGSHTLFGFYRGEKADPFIAVLKVKDSHVEPGEPQFWRFYPGKVKNDGQPKKKLDHSQSDPADIVDPTLAKCIRYELDMQESETITISHVQSIGSLNCTGANRSSKDKITTLKGMEHATGLELLNIRGHRITDLTPLANSKKLQSIDVSANRLTSLQGLENKPQLNNIRATTNKITDVSALSQHKEMEYLYLDNNQLTNLNGLAESTEVENLHLAHNKLTDVSRLKSFLWLRDLDLSGNQLEDVATFTEHRALTTVNLEKNKISEFTKVDWAKKGLLQTLCIADNPISDEAELKKSLGDKLKDCPDVEVEVPEEDPPAAAPKDEPKADPQPKPMGNFAEKLKKFIPLILPIGAVYVVLFHLFAGVIQDFVRRFMP is encoded by the coding sequence ATGGCTGATGATACGCCACAAGATTTTAAGCAGACATCGGTTGTTCAATATGACGATATCAAGCTAGAAATGCGTGATGGTTTGCTTGTTGTGAGTGCTTTTAATGGAAAGCATACCGAGGGCTCACATACACTATTTGGTTTTTACCGTGGTGAAAAAGCTGATCCATTTATTGCTGTGCTGAAGGTTAAAGATTCACATGTCGAGCCAGGCGAGCCACAGTTTTGGCGCTTTTATCCCGGCAAAGTAAAAAATGATGGTCAACCGAAAAAGAAGCTGGATCATTCTCAATCTGACCCAGCGGATATTGTTGATCCCACCTTGGCAAAGTGCATTCGTTATGAGCTAGATATGCAAGAAAGTGAAACTATTACGATTTCACATGTACAAAGCATAGGTTCTTTGAACTGTACTGGGGCTAATCGTTCGTCGAAAGATAAAATTACCACGCTAAAGGGTATGGAACATGCTACCGGATTAGAGTTGCTTAATATTCGCGGCCATCGTATTACTGATCTGACTCCGTTAGCTAATTCCAAGAAACTGCAGTCTATCGATGTTTCTGCTAACCGGTTAACTTCTTTGCAGGGGTTGGAGAATAAACCACAGCTTAATAACATCCGAGCTACAACTAATAAGATTACGGATGTGTCTGCGCTATCGCAGCACAAAGAGATGGAATATCTCTACTTGGATAATAATCAACTTACTAATCTCAATGGCTTGGCCGAGAGTACTGAGGTAGAGAACCTACACCTTGCGCATAATAAATTGACCGATGTTTCTCGTCTTAAGAGCTTTTTGTGGCTGCGTGACTTGGATCTTTCGGGTAACCAATTAGAAGATGTGGCTACTTTTACTGAGCATCGAGCCCTGACAACGGTGAACCTGGAAAAAAATAAGATTAGCGAGTTCACTAAGGTTGATTGGGCTAAAAAGGGATTATTACAAACTCTATGCATTGCCGATAATCCGATTAGTGATGAGGCAGAGTTGAAAAAGTCGCTAGGAGATAAGCTGAAAGATTGCCCGGATGTAGAAGTTGAGGTTCCAGAAGAGGATCCGCCAGCTGCTGCACCTAAAGATGAGCCGAAAGCGGATCCACAGCCAAAACCGATGGGCAATTTTGCTGAGAAACTAAAGAAGTTTATTCCACTTATTCTTCCTATTGGTGCGGTATATGTTGTCCTCTTCCACCTTTTTGCGGGTGTTATTCAAGATTTTGTGCGCCGGTTTATGCCCTAA
- the tilS gene encoding tRNA lysidine(34) synthetase TilS — MNSQPPSTIFWPRHSPHFLAVRRAVRRFDGPAVVGLSGGADSLALVAAAKAEDKEITAVVVDHGLQQGSADVGSFAVEQVRCLGVSAQLTRVHVAPGNVEAEARKARYEALLAWGLPVWVAHTMDDQAETYLLNSLRGRGVGMAETNRVVRPLLGVRRIDTVGACKELGLAYWSDPMNVDKRFQRVRLRREVIPLLNQIKGFDVVPALAQAAEHGVLLESAFAVEASDMSVEKLQQLSPAELRMVIVRFLQGYSVTVDRAKLVAIENLVHHWHGQGGVAIGRRLEVVRKNGTLFVTPGERL, encoded by the coding sequence ATGAATTCGCAACCACCATCTACGATTTTTTGGCCTAGGCATTCTCCTCATTTTCTCGCTGTACGGCGCGCAGTCAGGCGTTTCGACGGTCCTGCTGTAGTCGGACTTTCTGGTGGCGCCGATTCGCTAGCTTTGGTGGCGGCAGCGAAAGCAGAGGACAAAGAGATCACCGCTGTAGTCGTTGATCATGGCCTACAGCAAGGATCTGCAGATGTTGGAAGTTTCGCTGTAGAGCAGGTGCGGTGCTTAGGCGTATCTGCCCAGCTCACCCGGGTTCATGTTGCTCCGGGTAATGTTGAGGCTGAGGCTCGTAAGGCGCGTTATGAGGCGTTGTTGGCGTGGGGGCTGCCGGTGTGGGTGGCGCATACGATGGATGATCAAGCAGAGACGTATTTGCTTAATTCGTTGCGGGGGCGTGGTGTTGGTATGGCGGAAACTAATCGGGTGGTTCGTCCGTTGTTGGGGGTACGTCGTATTGATACGGTGGGTGCGTGCAAGGAGTTGGGTTTGGCGTATTGGTCTGATCCAATGAATGTGGATAAGCGTTTCCAGCGGGTGCGTTTGCGTAGGGAAGTGATTCCGTTGCTGAATCAGATTAAAGGTTTTGATGTGGTGCCAGCATTAGCGCAGGCGGCTGAGCATGGTGTGTTGTTGGAATCGGCTTTCGCTGTAGAGGCGTCGGATATGAGCGTCGAAAAGCTTCAACAGTTGTCTCCGGCTGAGTTGCGGATGGTTATTGTACGGTTTTTGCAGGGATATTCTGTGACCGTGGATAGGGCTAAATTGGTAGCAATTGAGAATCTGGTTCATCATTGGCATGGCCAAGGTGGTGTTGCTATTGGGCGGAGGTTGGAAGTAGTGCGTAAAAATGGCACACTTTTTGTGACACCAGGAGAAAGGTTGTGA
- the ppk2 gene encoding polyphosphate kinase 2 — protein sequence MADSDNDLPVIDLAKTEGYIVDDSDEDDPVLLDSHGLPIDTWRENYPYSERMTRDEYDHIKRALQIELLKWQNWTKDTGQRHIILFEGRDAAGKGGSIKRFNEHLNPRGARTVALEKPSPRESTSWYFQRYIQHFPSAGEIVFFDRSWYNRSGVERVMGFCTESQHAEFLREVPMLENMILGSGISLTKFWFSVSQKEQRTRFAIRQVDPVRQWKLSPMDLASLDRWDDYTRAKEEQFRYTDTDESPWITIKSNDKKRARINAMRYILSKFEYADKDHAVVGEPDPLLVMRGRDQIGD from the coding sequence ATGGCTGACTCTGATAACGATCTTCCGGTCATCGATCTTGCTAAGACCGAAGGCTATATCGTCGATGACTCCGACGAGGATGATCCGGTTCTGCTCGATTCTCATGGCTTGCCGATAGACACGTGGCGGGAAAACTACCCCTACAGCGAAAGAATGACCCGTGATGAATACGATCACATTAAGCGTGCCTTGCAGATCGAGTTACTTAAGTGGCAAAACTGGACTAAGGATACTGGTCAACGCCATATCATTTTATTTGAGGGCCGTGATGCCGCTGGTAAGGGAGGCTCCATTAAGCGATTTAATGAGCACCTTAACCCTCGAGGGGCGCGTACCGTGGCCTTGGAGAAGCCGTCGCCACGCGAATCAACCTCATGGTATTTTCAACGCTATATCCAGCATTTCCCCAGCGCCGGCGAGATCGTTTTTTTCGACCGATCGTGGTACAACCGCTCTGGTGTAGAGCGTGTGATGGGTTTTTGTACTGAGTCGCAGCACGCAGAGTTTTTGCGTGAGGTACCGATGCTGGAGAATATGATTCTTGGCTCTGGGATCTCCTTAACGAAATTTTGGTTTTCGGTGTCACAAAAAGAGCAGCGCACCCGGTTTGCTATTCGCCAGGTCGACCCGGTGCGCCAATGGAAACTCTCGCCAATGGATCTAGCTTCCTTAGACCGCTGGGATGATTACACCCGAGCCAAAGAAGAACAGTTCCGCTATACCGATACCGATGAATCGCCATGGATCACAATTAAATCCAATGATAAAAAGCGGGCCCGAATTAATGCTATGCGTTATATTTTGAGCAAATTTGAATATGCCGATAAAGACCATGCTGTTGTTGGTGAACCCGATCCGCTGCTCGTGATGCGCGGACGCGACCAAATTGGCGACTAA
- the groL gene encoding chaperonin GroEL (60 kDa chaperone family; promotes refolding of misfolded polypeptides especially under stressful conditions; forms two stacked rings of heptamers to form a barrel-shaped 14mer; ends can be capped by GroES; misfolded proteins enter the barrel where they are refolded when GroES binds), with the protein MAKIIAFDEEARRGLERGLNQLADAVKVTLGPKGRNVVLEKSWGAPTITNDGVSIAREIELEDPYEKIGAELVKEVAKKTDDVAGDGTTTATVLAQALVREGLRNVAAGSNPMGIKRGIEKAVAAVTESLLAGAKEVETEEQIAATAGISAADPAIGAQIAKAMYAVGGGKLNKESVITVEESNTFGVELEVTEGMRFDKGYISGYFATDMERLEAVLEDPYILLVSGKISNIKDLLPLLEKVMQSGKPLLIIAEDVEGEALSTLVVNKIRGTFKSVAVKAPGFGDRRKAQLQDMAILTGGQVISEEVGLSLETADLPLLGRARKVVVTKDDTTIVEGAGAAEQIEGRVKQIRAEIENSDSEYDREKLQERLAKLAGGVAVIKVGAATEVELKERKHRIEDAVRNAKAAVEEGIVAGGGVALLQAAHVLDKDLELEGDEATGVKIVREALSAPLKQIAYNAGLEPGVVADKVSQLPAGEGLNAATGEYVDLMAAGINDPVKVTRSALQNAASIAALFLTTEAVVADKPEPQAPAAMPGADEMGGMGF; encoded by the coding sequence ATGGCAAAGATCATTGCCTTTGATGAGGAAGCACGTCGCGGCCTTGAGCGGGGTCTGAACCAGCTTGCTGACGCCGTGAAGGTTACCCTAGGCCCTAAGGGTAGAAACGTCGTATTAGAAAAGAGCTGGGGCGCTCCTACCATTACTAATGATGGTGTTTCTATTGCTCGCGAAATCGAGCTGGAAGATCCTTATGAGAAGATTGGCGCCGAGCTAGTTAAAGAAGTCGCTAAGAAGACTGATGACGTTGCTGGTGACGGCACCACCACCGCTACTGTGCTCGCACAGGCATTGGTGCGTGAGGGGCTGCGCAATGTTGCCGCAGGTTCTAACCCAATGGGTATTAAGCGTGGCATCGAAAAGGCTGTTGCAGCTGTAACTGAAAGCCTGCTTGCTGGCGCTAAGGAAGTAGAAACCGAGGAGCAGATTGCTGCTACCGCTGGTATTTCTGCTGCCGATCCAGCAATTGGCGCTCAGATTGCTAAGGCTATGTACGCTGTTGGTGGCGGTAAGCTCAATAAAGAGTCGGTTATTACGGTTGAAGAATCCAACACTTTTGGTGTTGAGCTTGAGGTGACCGAAGGTATGCGCTTTGATAAGGGCTATATCTCAGGTTACTTCGCTACCGATATGGAGCGTCTAGAGGCAGTTCTCGAAGATCCTTATATTCTTTTGGTTTCCGGCAAGATCTCCAATATTAAGGATCTGTTGCCACTGCTAGAGAAGGTCATGCAGTCGGGCAAGCCACTGCTTATTATCGCTGAGGACGTTGAGGGCGAAGCCTTGTCCACCTTGGTCGTGAATAAGATTCGCGGCACATTTAAGTCGGTTGCGGTTAAGGCGCCAGGCTTTGGTGATCGTCGTAAAGCACAGCTACAAGATATGGCTATTCTTACCGGCGGTCAGGTTATTTCTGAAGAAGTTGGCCTGTCTCTAGAAACCGCCGATCTGCCATTGCTAGGCCGTGCCCGCAAGGTGGTTGTTACCAAGGATGACACCACAATTGTTGAAGGCGCTGGTGCTGCTGAGCAGATCGAGGGTCGCGTGAAGCAGATTCGTGCCGAGATTGAGAACTCTGATTCTGAATATGACCGTGAGAAGCTACAAGAGCGCTTAGCTAAGCTAGCCGGCGGTGTTGCAGTAATTAAGGTTGGCGCTGCAACCGAGGTTGAGCTTAAAGAGCGCAAGCACCGCATTGAAGACGCTGTGCGCAACGCAAAGGCTGCTGTTGAAGAGGGTATCGTTGCCGGTGGTGGCGTTGCTTTGCTCCAGGCAGCTCATGTGCTGGATAAGGATCTTGAGCTTGAAGGCGACGAAGCGACCGGTGTCAAGATTGTTCGCGAAGCATTGTCGGCACCATTGAAGCAAATCGCTTATAACGCTGGTCTAGAGCCAGGCGTGGTTGCCGATAAGGTATCGCAGTTACCAGCTGGCGAAGGCCTTAACGCTGCTACTGGTGAGTATGTCGATCTCATGGCTGCCGGTATCAATGACCCAGTTAAGGTGACCCGTTCTGCACTCCAGAACGCTGCCTCGATCGCTGCGCTCTTCTTGACGACGGAAGCAGTCGTTGCTGATAAGCCAGAGCCACAAGCGCCTGCTGCAATGCCTGGTGCTGATGAAATGGGCGGCATGGGCTTCTAA
- a CDS encoding rhodanese-like domain-containing protein codes for MKEVAVTAVPQEAQLIDVREADEFAAVHAQGAKNIPMSLFTTHMGELDTNKEIYLICKSGARSAQVQEYLAARNIEAINVAGGTEAWVAEGLPTQ; via the coding sequence ATGAAAGAAGTAGCAGTTACTGCTGTACCACAAGAGGCACAGCTTATCGATGTACGCGAAGCCGACGAATTCGCCGCTGTCCATGCACAAGGCGCAAAAAATATTCCCATGAGCCTATTTACCACTCACATGGGTGAACTCGATACCAACAAGGAGATCTACCTTATTTGTAAGTCTGGTGCTCGCAGCGCACAAGTACAGGAGTATCTTGCTGCACGCAACATCGAAGCTATTAATGTTGCAGGTGGCACAGAAGCCTGGGTCGCAGAAGGTCTGCCTACCCAATAA
- a CDS encoding HNH endonuclease signature motif containing protein, producing MYIEQRAQLAQHGVALLKELYDAKLSVDQISALFRIAPTQAAQYRSTAKALFGQLVDAGQKDIRREALSEAQKQTISAEELVFINQQTNKIAADIAYSKEKLRYELIQIAKDKDFATMMTAAKAHVRAINLASTKKPRSKLMVSKELDARGGYQVMGWLDGEVFAPFVDKLESLTTKLYHRESGLKIEHCRAQALLKMVDISDKVGVHVVVKLSELQEGLTRDEYALTDGSIATLDLLHKKLVGVGFAVVYNDLTMLPMEAAVIQQRFANSKQRQAMIGHNIFCAAPGCKIPAKHGCQAHHIKTAASGGMTNLSNMVMLCPAHHGQVTAGQAIVTIDAEGRYIWECQYSKRRQINSKKAIDLAGRSLFFSSDDGFC from the coding sequence ATGTACATCGAACAACGCGCTCAGCTTGCACAGCACGGGGTCGCCTTGCTGAAAGAGCTATACGATGCCAAACTGAGCGTCGATCAAATCAGTGCGCTGTTTAGGATTGCACCCACACAGGCTGCCCAGTACCGCTCTACAGCGAAAGCCTTGTTCGGACAACTTGTTGATGCTGGACAGAAGGATATACGTCGAGAAGCTCTTTCCGAAGCACAGAAACAAACAATCAGCGCTGAAGAGCTGGTGTTTATTAATCAGCAGACCAATAAAATCGCGGCGGATATTGCCTACAGCAAAGAAAAACTGCGCTACGAGTTGATCCAGATTGCCAAGGACAAAGATTTTGCCACCATGATGACCGCCGCTAAAGCACACGTGCGCGCCATCAACCTGGCTAGCACGAAGAAACCGCGCAGCAAACTTATGGTGAGCAAGGAGCTTGATGCGCGTGGTGGATACCAAGTGATGGGGTGGCTTGATGGGGAAGTGTTTGCGCCTTTCGTCGATAAGCTAGAAAGCTTAACGACGAAGCTCTACCACCGCGAATCTGGCTTAAAAATCGAGCACTGCCGCGCCCAAGCCCTGCTGAAAATGGTCGACATTAGCGACAAAGTCGGCGTCCACGTTGTAGTCAAGCTAAGTGAACTGCAAGAGGGCCTCACCCGTGATGAATACGCTCTTACCGACGGATCAATTGCAACCCTTGACCTATTGCACAAAAAACTTGTTGGCGTGGGTTTCGCTGTAGTCTACAACGACCTAACTATGCTTCCAATGGAGGCTGCTGTTATTCAACAACGCTTTGCTAACAGTAAACAACGCCAAGCTATGATCGGGCACAATATTTTTTGTGCTGCACCTGGTTGTAAAATACCTGCGAAGCACGGTTGCCAGGCGCATCACATAAAAACAGCAGCTTCAGGTGGCATGACCAACCTATCGAACATGGTCATGCTGTGCCCAGCGCACCATGGACAAGTAACAGCAGGCCAAGCCATTGTTACTATCGACGCCGAGGGGCGCTATATATGGGAATGCCAGTACAGCAAACGAAGACAAATTAATAGCAAAAAAGCTATTGATCTAGCTGGCAGATCACTCTTCTTCAGCAGCGATGATGGATTTTGCTAG
- a CDS encoding dipeptidase, producing the protein MNDVSTFLHNHRDKIFNNLKEIVAFNSVHSVPELKEQHSGACAWVVEKLQQRNLKVTEYPVEGGATTIIARKEAVGDAPTVLLYSHYDVVPAGDPSAWSADPFTLTERDGRWYGRGAADCKGNLVMHLAALDAVEHAGGTDLGLIVLIEGSEEMGGAELSELIHNQPELFQCDAILIADSGNAAVGTPTLTTTLRGGAQIDVTVDTLKFPVHSGSFGGAAPDAVAALIRTIDSLRDEHGRTVIDGVDSTTTWPGAAYDPETFRVDAGMLDGTDIMGTKDDNPADMVWARPAISITGFSSTPVAEAVNAVPATASARLNLRVPPGMVASDVADKVKAHLEAHVPWGAKISVTIHDLNNPFETTTDGAATSVLVDCLRQAYNNKELTVIGSGGSIPLCAELLEAVPHAELALFGVEEPQSTIHSPDESVDPNEIRDIAIAEANFLLTYR; encoded by the coding sequence ATGAACGATGTCAGTACTTTTTTACATAATCACCGCGATAAAATCTTTAACAATCTTAAAGAAATCGTCGCTTTTAACTCTGTTCATTCTGTCCCAGAGCTCAAAGAACAACATTCCGGTGCGTGTGCCTGGGTCGTCGAAAAGCTTCAACAGCGCAATCTAAAAGTCACTGAATACCCAGTCGAAGGCGGTGCTACTACTATCATCGCGCGCAAAGAGGCTGTCGGCGATGCACCAACCGTACTGTTGTATTCACACTATGATGTGGTCCCTGCAGGAGATCCTAGTGCATGGAGCGCTGATCCATTTACGCTTACTGAGCGCGACGGCCGGTGGTACGGTCGCGGTGCGGCCGATTGTAAGGGCAATTTGGTCATGCATCTTGCTGCTCTTGATGCGGTTGAACACGCTGGCGGCACAGATCTTGGGCTTATCGTACTCATTGAAGGCTCAGAGGAAATGGGTGGCGCAGAGCTATCTGAGTTGATTCATAATCAACCAGAATTGTTCCAATGCGATGCAATTTTAATCGCTGATAGTGGCAATGCAGCCGTGGGAACCCCTACGCTAACGACTACTTTACGTGGTGGGGCTCAGATTGATGTCACCGTCGATACGCTAAAATTCCCAGTTCATTCCGGATCTTTTGGTGGTGCTGCCCCTGATGCAGTTGCAGCCCTAATCCGTACTATTGATTCGCTTCGCGATGAACATGGTCGCACAGTTATCGATGGCGTGGATTCGACAACCACCTGGCCTGGTGCAGCTTATGATCCAGAAACCTTCCGGGTAGATGCCGGCATGTTAGATGGCACTGACATTATGGGAACAAAAGATGATAATCCGGCCGATATGGTGTGGGCACGACCAGCTATTTCTATTACTGGTTTTAGTTCTACCCCAGTAGCTGAGGCGGTTAATGCTGTTCCGGCGACTGCTAGTGCCCGACTTAATCTACGTGTACCACCAGGAATGGTTGCTAGTGACGTTGCCGACAAGGTAAAAGCACATCTAGAAGCCCATGTTCCTTGGGGAGCAAAAATCTCGGTAACGATCCATGATCTTAACAATCCTTTTGAGACGACAACCGACGGGGCAGCAACGAGTGTTCTGGTCGATTGCCTTCGACAGGCCTATAACAATAAGGAGCTTACCGTTATTGGCAGCGGTGGTTCTATTCCGCTATGTGCGGAACTACTAGAAGCCGTGCCGCACGCCGAGCTAGCACTTTTTGGGGTAGAGGAACCACAATCTACTATCCACTCCCCAGACGAGTCGGTTGATCCCAATGAAATTCGCGATATCGCTATTGCCGAAGCCAATTTCCTATTAACCTATCGATAA
- a CDS encoding D-alanyl-D-alanine carboxypeptidase/D-alanyl-D-alanine-endopeptidase yields MKNTKWIAAIVAVLGIVVVVVYVALDNRLQHDPAQELPRPVRTMRNLIPLPGNNTGLSTSLSAFSSDTRLGTFSAVVIDTTTGETVFSQLPTAPLRPASATKALTAAAALYQLDAQQQIETTVYLVDKHTAVIKATGDVWLTHERLSELAQQLPPGIDEVLVDTSAWADYPSFAVGWDEADIDAGYIAPMEPIMLYGGRIGETSGDAPRSHTPAFAVAEELAALIGATKVGPGVAPADAEPVASTLSPPLIERITMMMVDSDNVMAEAIGRESAANSVNVLATQGFAVGETSVVDYSGLSVDNVVTAQLLAEIMHRAATESTLRPLLSTLPVAGGNGTLAQRYLDVDSRGYVRAKTGTLTQTSALAGIVQAKNEHVYAIGLISNDSDILSARAALDEFATTIYDFLA; encoded by the coding sequence GTGAAGAATACGAAGTGGATTGCAGCGATCGTTGCGGTGCTTGGCATTGTTGTTGTAGTGGTATATGTCGCGCTCGACAACCGTCTACAGCACGACCCAGCACAGGAACTTCCGCGCCCTGTTCGCACGATGCGTAACCTTATTCCATTACCAGGAAATAACACAGGCTTATCGACGTCGCTTTCGGCTTTTTCCTCTGATACACGGCTAGGTACATTCTCCGCTGTAGTCATCGACACGACAACTGGTGAAACCGTGTTCTCCCAGCTTCCGACTGCACCCTTACGCCCGGCGAGTGCGACAAAAGCCCTTACCGCAGCAGCTGCCTTGTATCAGCTTGATGCACAGCAGCAAATTGAGACTACGGTGTATCTCGTCGATAAGCATACCGCTGTCATTAAAGCTACTGGTGATGTATGGCTTACTCATGAGCGCCTTAGCGAATTAGCTCAACAGCTTCCCCCGGGTATTGATGAAGTGTTGGTCGACACTTCGGCGTGGGCGGATTATCCGAGTTTCGCTGTAGGGTGGGATGAAGCGGATATTGATGCTGGTTATATCGCCCCCATGGAGCCGATTATGTTGTATGGCGGTCGTATTGGTGAAACCAGTGGTGATGCACCGCGTTCGCATACTCCGGCTTTCGCTGTAGCGGAAGAATTAGCAGCGCTCATCGGCGCTACGAAAGTTGGTCCAGGCGTAGCCCCTGCTGATGCTGAACCAGTAGCTAGTACATTATCGCCACCACTGATCGAACGTATCACCATGATGATGGTGGATTCTGACAATGTCATGGCTGAGGCAATTGGACGAGAGTCTGCAGCTAATTCAGTAAACGTTTTGGCCACGCAGGGTTTCGCTGTAGGAGAAACTAGTGTGGTTGATTACTCCGGCCTTAGCGTGGATAACGTGGTCACCGCACAGCTGCTGGCAGAAATTATGCATCGCGCTGCAACAGAATCAACGTTGCGACCTTTGTTATCAACTTTGCCAGTTGCTGGGGGTAATGGAACTCTGGCACAGCGTTACTTGGATGTGGATTCGCGTGGCTATGTGCGTGCGAAGACCGGAACTTTGACGCAGACATCAGCGCTGGCGGGCATTGTGCAGGCAAAAAACGAGCATGTATATGCCATTGGATTAATTAGTAATGACTCGGATATTTTGTCGGCAAGGGCGGCACTAGATGAATTCGCAACCACCATCTACGATTTTTTGGCCTAG
- a CDS encoding HigA family addiction module antitoxin, translating into MTTALPHPGILIRREILTPLGMDSSRAAKWLQLDKTELDELLNGDCPISAQVARHLERAGISNAQAWLAVQNCYNEAHP; encoded by the coding sequence ATGACAACAGCATTACCCCATCCCGGAATACTGATCCGGCGCGAAATCCTTACCCCGCTTGGCATGGATTCCAGCCGTGCCGCAAAGTGGCTTCAACTCGACAAGACCGAACTCGACGAACTGCTCAATGGTGATTGTCCAATTAGCGCTCAAGTTGCTCGCCACCTTGAACGTGCTGGAATATCTAATGCTCAAGCTTGGCTGGCCGTACAAAATTGTTATAACGAAGCACACCCTTAA
- a CDS encoding HtaA domain-containing protein has protein sequence MRPPKFRTIAALTIALSISVGGLNVPNVHAQPVDIMEENHNVNYPITVTGGTLNWSFRESFRQYVGLHQETQKDGTYRVENSNNAIGWPLKNEQKIDAAKTGKIEFKGATHWTHHGGILDITMENPTLDLATGDLLIDGKKHRHHG, from the coding sequence ATGAGACCACCTAAATTTCGCACTATTGCTGCGCTGACCATTGCCTTAAGTATTTCTGTTGGTGGGCTAAATGTACCTAACGTACATGCTCAGCCGGTTGACATTATGGAAGAAAACCACAATGTTAATTATCCGATCACGGTAACCGGGGGTACTTTGAATTGGAGTTTCCGTGAGTCATTCCGACAGTATGTTGGACTGCATCAGGAGACCCAAAAAGACGGTACCTATCGGGTGGAAAATTCTAATAATGCTATTGGTTGGCCACTGAAAAACGAGCAGAAAATTGATGCTGCTAAAACTGGAAAAATAGAGTTTAAGGGTGCAACCCACTGGACACACCATGGCGGAATTTTAGATATCACCATGGAAAATCCAACTCTTGATTTGGCTACAGGTGATCTGCTTATCGACGGCAAAAAACACCGGCACCATGGCTGA